Proteins encoded in a region of the Flavobacterium sp. PMTSA4 genome:
- a CDS encoding complex I subunit 4 family protein: MNVTLLLLLLLAGSIVTFLSGDKLASKIALLFSVSAFAVSLYLLTLFNQGEIISYVGSWIQKPNVSLAFKADGLSLAMVLLTTGLTPLIILSSFGNSFTNSKNFYALVLFMAFAMTGTFLATDGLLYYVFWELALIPIYFIALIWGNGDAESRKKAVVKFFIYTLAGSLFMLVAFAYLYAKAGSFILEDLYQLNLTDTEQFWIFFAFFAAYAIKIPIIPFHTWQAKVYQKAPTVGTMLLSGIMLKMGLYSVIRWQLPIAPDAAKEYMPILIGVSIAGVIYGSIVALRQKDLKKLLAYSSLAHVGLIAAGCYTLTADGLNGAVYQMIAHGFVIVGLFFAAEVIFRRFETRKINELGGIRSQASKFTSMFMILVLASVALPGTYNFVGEFTVLYSLSQINIWFAVFGGTTIILGAYYMLKMFQNVMLGETNTKIFADVSINETIVFVTIIGFLLFFGLYPKPITELVNPAIQNILAVINRS; this comes from the coding sequence ATGAATGTAACTCTATTATTACTATTACTTTTAGCAGGTTCGATTGTTACCTTTTTATCAGGTGATAAATTGGCTTCAAAAATAGCATTGCTGTTCAGCGTATCTGCATTTGCTGTTTCATTATATCTGTTAACACTTTTCAATCAAGGAGAAATTATCAGCTATGTTGGCAGTTGGATTCAAAAACCAAATGTTTCATTAGCGTTTAAAGCCGATGGATTATCATTAGCTATGGTTTTATTAACAACAGGTTTAACTCCTTTGATTATTCTTTCCTCATTTGGAAATTCTTTTACAAATAGCAAAAACTTTTATGCTTTAGTATTATTCATGGCGTTTGCTATGACTGGAACATTTTTAGCAACCGATGGTTTATTGTACTATGTTTTCTGGGAATTAGCATTAATTCCAATATACTTTATAGCATTAATTTGGGGTAATGGTGATGCTGAATCTCGTAAAAAAGCTGTTGTAAAATTCTTTATTTACACTTTAGCTGGTTCATTATTCATGCTAGTTGCCTTTGCTTACTTATATGCAAAAGCGGGAAGTTTCATCTTAGAAGATTTATACCAATTGAATCTAACCGATACTGAACAATTTTGGATATTCTTTGCCTTTTTTGCTGCTTATGCCATCAAAATTCCAATTATTCCTTTTCATACTTGGCAAGCAAAAGTATATCAAAAAGCACCAACTGTTGGAACAATGTTATTGTCGGGAATTATGTTGAAAATGGGATTGTACAGCGTTATTCGTTGGCAATTACCAATTGCTCCTGATGCCGCAAAAGAATACATGCCAATTTTAATCGGAGTAAGTATTGCTGGTGTAATTTATGGTTCAATTGTTGCTTTACGCCAAAAAGATTTGAAAAAATTATTGGCTTATTCGTCGTTAGCGCACGTTGGATTAATTGCAGCAGGTTGTTATACATTAACTGCCGATGGTTTAAACGGTGCCGTTTATCAAATGATTGCTCACGGATTTGTTATCGTTGGATTATTCTTTGCCGCTGAAGTAATCTTTAGAAGATTTGAAACTAGAAAAATCAATGAACTAGGAGGAATTCGTTCTCAAGCTTCAAAGTTTACATCCATGTTTATGATTTTAGTTTTAGCATCGGTTGCATTACCTGGAACTTATAACTTTGTTGGAGAATTTACGGTGTTATATAGTTTAAGTCAAATCAATATTTGGTTTGCAGTTTTTGGGGGAACAACTATTATTCTTGGAGCATATTACATGTTGAAAATGTTCCAAAATGTTATGTTAGGCGAAACCAATACCAAAATTTTTGCAGATGTTTCAATAAATGAAACGATTGTATTTGTAACTATTATTGGATTCCTTTTATTCTTTGGATTGTATCCAAAACCAATAACCGAATTAGTAAATCCTGCAATTCAAAATATTTTAGCAGTAATAAATAGATCATAA
- a CDS encoding 2Fe-2S iron-sulfur cluster-binding protein translates to MKVTIDGQEIDVEPGTTILQAARMIGGESVPPAMCYYSKLKGTGGKCRCCLVDVTKGSDNDPRPMPKLVASCVTGCQDGMEVASKKSERVREARNAVTEFLLINHPLDCPVCDQAGECDLQNLSFEHGKLQQRFIEDKRTFEPENIGPYIQLHMNRCIVCQRCVEVADQLTDGRVHGVLNRGDHSQISTCVSAAIDNEFSGNMIDVCPVGALTDKTFRFKSRVWFNKPFNAHRDCDKCCGKTTVWMFGNEIQRVTARKDEYHEVEEFICNTCRFDKKEVSDWVIEGPRKFEKDSVINQNNYTRKLDKVVINTEKGILEGREIDRKKISMAEIDYNEKIDGTNINSKKNG, encoded by the coding sequence ATGAAAGTAACCATTGACGGTCAAGAAATAGATGTAGAACCAGGAACAACCATCCTGCAAGCTGCTCGTATGATTGGTGGAGAATCTGTTCCGCCAGCCATGTGTTATTATTCAAAATTAAAAGGAACTGGTGGAAAATGTCGTTGCTGTTTAGTAGATGTTACTAAAGGAAGCGATAATGATCCACGTCCAATGCCAAAACTAGTTGCTTCTTGTGTAACGGGTTGTCAAGATGGAATGGAAGTTGCCAGCAAAAAATCAGAAAGAGTTCGCGAAGCAAGAAATGCGGTGACAGAATTTCTTTTAATCAATCATCCATTAGATTGTCCTGTTTGTGATCAAGCAGGTGAATGTGATTTGCAAAACCTAAGTTTTGAACACGGAAAATTGCAACAACGTTTCATTGAAGATAAAAGAACTTTTGAACCTGAAAATATTGGTCCATATATTCAACTTCACATGAACAGATGTATTGTTTGTCAACGATGTGTTGAAGTTGCTGACCAGTTAACTGATGGTAGAGTTCATGGTGTTTTGAATCGTGGCGATCATTCACAAATTTCAACTTGTGTTTCTGCTGCAATTGACAATGAATTTTCTGGAAACATGATTGATGTTTGTCCTGTTGGAGCTTTAACAGATAAAACATTCCGTTTCAAATCAAGAGTTTGGTTTAACAAACCTTTCAACGCACACAGAGATTGTGATAAATGTTGTGGAAAAACAACTGTTTGGATGTTTGGAAATGAAATTCAAAGAGTTACTGCTCGTAAAGACGAATATCACGAAGTGGAAGAATTCATCTGTAATACTTGTCGTTTTGATAAAAAAGAAGTTTCTGATTGGGTAATTGAAGGACCAAGAAAGTTTGAAAAAGATTCGGTTATCAATCAAAATAATTATACCAGAAAATTAGATAAAGTTGTCATCAATACTGAAAAAGGCATTTTGGAAGGTAGAGAGATTGATCGTAAAAAAATCAGTATGGCTGAAATTGATTATAACGAAAAAATAGACGGAACTAATATAAATTCGAAGAAAAATGGATAG
- the nuoF gene encoding NADH-quinone oxidoreductase subunit NuoF, which yields MGRKILLDKINVPGIKTYEVYRKEGGYASVEKALKKMTPDEVVEEVKTSGLRGRGGAGFPAGMKWSFIDKKSGKPRHLVCNADESEPGTFKDRYLMEYIPHLLIEGMITSSYALGANLSYIYIRGEYMWVYKILEKAIAEAKTAGWLGKNILGSGYDLELYVQIGGGAYICGEETALIESLEGNRGNPRIKPPFPAVQGLWQNPTVVNNVETIAAVPWIVNNSGADYAAIGIGRSTGTKLISASGNIKNQGVFEIDLGLSVYEFMNSDEYCGGMQTNRPLKALVPGGSSVPILPANLIYKTANGEDRLMTYESLSDGGFATGSMLGSGGFIVYDDRACIVRNTWNFARFYHHESCGQCTPCREGTGWLEKVLWRIENGQGREEDIDLLWSIQSKIEGNTICPLGDAASWPVAAAIRHFRDEFEYHVRFPEKIKNRDHFVAEPFEKVKHLVAKQTV from the coding sequence ATGGGAAGAAAAATATTATTAGACAAAATAAACGTTCCAGGCATCAAAACCTATGAAGTCTATCGCAAAGAAGGTGGTTATGCTTCTGTAGAAAAAGCTTTGAAAAAAATGACTCCTGATGAAGTAGTTGAAGAAGTTAAAACTTCTGGACTTCGTGGTCGTGGTGGCGCTGGTTTCCCAGCTGGAATGAAATGGAGTTTTATTGACAAAAAATCTGGAAAACCACGTCATTTAGTTTGTAACGCTGACGAATCGGAACCAGGAACTTTTAAAGACCGATATTTAATGGAGTACATTCCGCATCTTTTGATTGAAGGAATGATTACATCAAGTTATGCTTTAGGAGCAAATCTATCCTATATATACATTCGAGGTGAATATATGTGGGTTTACAAAATTTTAGAAAAAGCAATCGCCGAAGCAAAAACAGCTGGTTGGTTAGGGAAAAATATTTTAGGTTCTGGATACGATTTGGAATTGTATGTTCAAATTGGTGGCGGAGCTTATATTTGTGGTGAAGAAACCGCTTTAATTGAAAGTTTAGAAGGAAATCGTGGAAATCCTAGAATCAAACCTCCATTTCCTGCTGTTCAAGGACTTTGGCAAAATCCAACAGTAGTAAATAATGTAGAAACAATTGCTGCTGTGCCATGGATTGTAAATAATTCTGGTGCTGATTATGCTGCTATCGGAATTGGTCGTTCAACTGGAACTAAATTAATTTCTGCTTCTGGAAATATCAAAAATCAAGGTGTTTTTGAAATCGATTTAGGTTTGTCGGTTTATGAATTCATGAATTCTGATGAATATTGTGGTGGAATGCAAACTAATCGTCCATTGAAAGCATTAGTTCCTGGCGGAAGTTCTGTTCCAATTTTACCCGCAAATTTAATTTATAAAACTGCTAATGGTGAAGATAGATTAATGACTTATGAAAGTCTTTCTGATGGTGGTTTTGCTACAGGTTCAATGTTAGGTTCTGGTGGATTCATTGTTTATGATGACCGAGCTTGTATCGTTAGAAATACATGGAATTTCGCCCGTTTTTATCATCATGAATCTTGTGGACAATGTACACCTTGTCGTGAAGGAACAGGTTGGTTAGAAAAAGTATTATGGAGAATCGAAAACGGTCAAGGTCGTGAAGAAGACATTGATTTATTATGGAGTATTCAATCTAAAATTGAAGGAAACACCATTTGTCCTCTAGGCGATGCAGCTTCATGGCCAGTTGCTGCGGCAATTCGTCATTTTAGAGATGAGTTTGAATACCATGTTCGTTTTCCAGAAAAAATAAAAAATAGAGATCACTTTGTTGCTGAACCTTTTGAAAAAGTAAAGCATTTAGTAGCAAAACAAACCGTATAA
- a CDS encoding NuoI/complex I 23 kDa subunit family protein: protein MSTSIQNISLSGHKKEVSNKEMNFWERLYLVAIIKGLLITIKHFFRKKATIHYPEQVREFSPVYRGKHTLKRDELGRENCTACGLCALSCPAEAITMKAAERKPGEEMLYREEKYAEIYEINMLRCIFCGLCEEACPKDAIYLTLSKELVPSQYHREDFIFGKDKLVMPLEVALANSKKIQ, encoded by the coding sequence ATGTCAACATCTATTCAAAATATATCCTTATCAGGTCACAAAAAGGAAGTTTCTAATAAAGAAATGAATTTTTGGGAACGATTATATTTGGTAGCTATCATTAAAGGATTATTGATTACTATCAAACACTTTTTTAGAAAAAAAGCCACTATTCATTATCCTGAACAAGTTCGCGAATTTAGTCCGGTTTATCGTGGAAAACACACTTTAAAACGCGATGAATTAGGTAGAGAAAACTGTACAGCTTGTGGTTTGTGTGCGCTTTCTTGTCCTGCAGAAGCAATAACGATGAAAGCTGCAGAGAGAAAACCAGGTGAAGAAATGCTTTATCGCGAAGAAAAATACGCTGAAATTTATGAAATCAATATGTTGCGATGCATTTTCTGCGGATTGTGTGAAGAAGCTTGTCCAAAAGACGCTATTTACTTAACCCTTTCTAAAGAATTAGTGCCTTCTCAATATCACAGAGAAGATTTCATTTTTGGTAAAGATAAATTAGTAATGCCTTTGGAAGTTGCATTGGCTAATTCGAAAAAGATTCAATAA
- the nuoL gene encoding NADH-quinone oxidoreductase subunit L, whose translation MENNLALVLLLSPFIGFLFNVFFGKKVSKGISGAIGTIAVVVSFLLSICFFAQLNQNGKGFEISFFDWIQVSNFKLDFGILLDQLSLLWLLFVTGIGSLIHLYSISYMHDDENMHKFFAYLNLFIFFMITLVVGNNLLVMFIGWEGVGLCSYLLIGFWYKNQPYNDAAKKAFIMNRIGDLGFLIGMFLIAYVFSTLNYTEIQSLVVKGETNSSLLGVAALCLFIGACGKSAQLPLYTWLPDAMAGPTPVSALIHAATMVTAGIFMITRMNFLFDITPDVQNIIAIVGAVTSLVAASIGLLQNDIKKVLAYSTVSQLGLMFLALGFGAYNVAVFHVITHAFFKACLFLGSGSVIHALHGEQDMRNMGGLKKYMPITFWTMMISTLAISGIFPFAGFWSKDEILMTAFHNNTVLWVVASIASIMTAFYMFRLMYLTFFKEFRGTEEQKHHLHESPSLITIPLVILAVLAAIGGAINLPGSMWLNHFLEPVLVAKHEAHHLGTQEYMLMGIALVGALIAIVWAYSKYIKQSFVPKEDNQITGFSKTVYNLYYVDEFYTFIIVKPLNALSNFFRTTLEPALGKLVFSFGTLANGISNQGRKIQTGSVGLYLFVFVLGICAIISYLFIAR comes from the coding sequence ATGGAAAATAATTTAGCTTTAGTATTACTCTTATCTCCTTTTATTGGATTTCTATTTAATGTTTTCTTCGGGAAAAAAGTAAGCAAAGGAATTTCTGGTGCTATCGGAACAATTGCTGTTGTGGTATCATTTTTATTAAGCATTTGTTTTTTTGCCCAACTAAATCAAAACGGGAAAGGCTTTGAAATTTCGTTTTTCGATTGGATTCAAGTAAGCAATTTCAAATTAGATTTTGGAATTCTGTTAGACCAATTGTCTTTGTTATGGTTATTGTTTGTAACCGGAATTGGTTCATTAATCCATTTATATTCTATCAGCTACATGCACGATGATGAAAATATGCATAAATTTTTTGCCTATTTAAATCTTTTCATCTTCTTCATGATAACACTTGTCGTTGGAAATAATTTATTGGTAATGTTCATCGGTTGGGAAGGCGTTGGTCTTTGCTCCTATTTGTTGATTGGTTTTTGGTATAAAAATCAACCGTATAATGATGCTGCCAAAAAAGCATTTATCATGAACCGTATTGGTGATTTAGGTTTCTTAATTGGAATGTTCTTGATTGCTTATGTTTTCTCAACTCTAAATTATACAGAAATTCAATCTTTAGTAGTAAAAGGTGAAACTAATTCTTCTTTACTTGGAGTTGCTGCTTTGTGTTTATTCATCGGAGCTTGTGGAAAATCGGCACAGTTACCACTTTACACTTGGTTGCCAGATGCAATGGCTGGACCAACACCAGTTTCAGCATTAATTCACGCGGCTACCATGGTTACAGCTGGTATTTTTATGATTACCAGAATGAATTTCTTATTTGATATTACTCCGGATGTTCAAAATATAATTGCTATTGTTGGTGCTGTTACATCATTGGTTGCTGCATCTATTGGTTTATTACAAAACGATATCAAAAAAGTATTGGCCTATTCAACCGTTTCTCAATTAGGATTGATGTTTTTAGCATTAGGATTTGGTGCGTATAACGTTGCTGTTTTCCATGTAATTACTCATGCATTTTTCAAAGCGTGTTTATTCTTAGGTTCAGGTTCAGTAATTCATGCCTTACATGGCGAACAAGATATGCGAAATATGGGTGGATTAAAGAAATACATGCCAATCACGTTTTGGACCATGATGATTTCTACTTTAGCCATTTCTGGAATATTTCCATTCGCAGGATTTTGGTCAAAAGACGAAATATTAATGACCGCTTTTCATAATAACACTGTTTTATGGGTTGTGGCTTCCATTGCTTCAATAATGACAGCTTTCTATATGTTCCGATTGATGTACTTAACATTTTTCAAAGAATTCAGAGGAACTGAAGAACAAAAACATCATTTACATGAAAGTCCAAGTTTAATTACTATTCCTTTAGTAATATTGGCGGTTTTAGCAGCTATTGGTGGTGCAATTAATTTACCTGGAAGTATGTGGTTAAACCATTTCTTAGAACCAGTTTTAGTGGCAAAACACGAAGCACATCACTTAGGAACACAAGAATATATGCTAATGGGAATTGCCTTGGTTGGAGCATTAATTGCTATCGTTTGGGCATATTCTAAATATATCAAACAAAGTTTTGTGCCAAAAGAAGACAATCAGATTACTGGTTTTTCAAAAACAGTTTACAATTTATATTATGTTGATGAATTTTACACTTTCATCATCGTAAAACCATTGAATGCACTTTCTAATTTCTTCAGAACGACTTTAGAACCAGCATTAGGCAAGTTAGTTTTCAGTTTTGGAACGTTGGCAAATGGTATTTCAAATCAAGGCAGAAAAATTCAAACAGGAAGTGTTGGATTATATCTTTTCGTTTTTGTGTTAGGTATTTGTGCCATCATATCCTATTTATTTATAGCTCGATAA
- a CDS encoding NADH-quinone oxidoreductase subunit J family protein, producing the protein MSTVLIIFYILSAITLSTAFLTIYSRRPIHSAIYLVLCFFSIAGHYLLFNAQFLALVHIIVYSGAIMILFLFTIMLMNLNNEDEVHKPRITRLGAIIVFILISIIMISVFINSRTFMGEYDDTGVDYQSIKVLGKVLLNEYMVPFEFASILLLVAMMGTVLLSKKEKSGK; encoded by the coding sequence ATGTCAACAGTACTAATTATATTTTATATACTTTCAGCGATAACTTTATCGACTGCTTTTTTGACCATTTATTCTCGAAGACCAATTCATAGTGCTATTTATTTAGTGCTTTGCTTCTTCTCTATTGCAGGTCATTATTTGTTGTTTAATGCTCAGTTTTTAGCATTAGTTCACATTATTGTTTACTCGGGTGCAATTATGATTTTGTTCCTATTTACTATCATGTTGATGAATTTGAATAATGAAGACGAAGTTCATAAACCAAGAATTACAAGACTTGGAGCAATTATCGTTTTCATTTTAATCAGCATCATTATGATTTCGGTTTTCATAAATTCTCGTACTTTCATGGGTGAATATGATGATACCGGAGTAGATTATCAATCGATTAAAGTACTTGGAAAAGTACTGCTTAACGAATATATGGTTCCATTTGAATTTGCATCAATACTATTACTAGTAGCAATGATGGGAACTGTTTTATTGTCTAAAAAAGAAAAATCAGGAAAATAA
- the nuoH gene encoding NADH-quinone oxidoreductase subunit NuoH, producing the protein MDSAFIIEKSIFIVVIFAITMLMAMYSTWAERKVAAFLQDRVGPNRAGWGGLLQPLADGMKLFAKEEFEPNTPNKFLFYTGPAIAMSTALMTSAVIPWGDKLEIFGRTIILQATDIDVSLLYVFGIISIGVYGIMIGGWASNNKYSLMSAVRAGSQMVSYEIAMGLSIIALLMMSGTLSLREISMQQAGMNWNVFYQPVGFLIFLICAFAETNRTPFDLAECESELIGGYHTEYSSMKMGFYLFAEYANMFISSTILAVLYFGAYNYPGMQWMTEHVGMNIANIIGIVVLFIKICAFIFFYMWVRWTIPRFRYDQLMHLGWKILIPLSIINIVITGICILAFK; encoded by the coding sequence ATGGATAGTGCGTTTATTATTGAAAAAAGTATTTTTATAGTTGTCATTTTTGCAATTACAATGCTAATGGCAATGTATTCTACTTGGGCTGAACGTAAAGTTGCCGCTTTTCTTCAAGATAGAGTTGGACCAAATCGTGCTGGTTGGGGCGGATTATTGCAACCACTAGCTGACGGAATGAAACTTTTTGCGAAAGAAGAGTTTGAACCAAATACACCTAATAAATTTTTATTTTACACTGGTCCAGCAATTGCCATGAGTACTGCTTTGATGACTAGTGCCGTAATTCCTTGGGGTGATAAATTAGAAATTTTTGGAAGAACAATAATTCTTCAAGCAACGGATATAGATGTATCATTACTTTATGTTTTTGGAATTATTTCTATTGGCGTTTATGGGATTATGATTGGAGGTTGGGCTTCAAATAATAAATATTCGTTAATGTCTGCTGTCCGTGCTGGTTCACAAATGGTTTCTTATGAAATTGCCATGGGATTATCAATAATTGCATTGTTGATGATGTCAGGAACTTTGAGTTTAAGAGAAATATCGATGCAACAAGCAGGAATGAATTGGAATGTGTTTTATCAACCGGTTGGTTTTTTAATCTTTCTAATTTGTGCTTTTGCTGAAACAAATCGTACTCCTTTTGACTTAGCAGAATGTGAATCAGAACTTATTGGTGGTTATCATACGGAATATTCGTCAATGAAAATGGGATTCTATTTGTTTGCTGAATATGCTAATATGTTTATTTCTTCAACCATTTTAGCAGTATTGTATTTTGGCGCTTATAATTATCCTGGTATGCAATGGATGACTGAACATGTCGGAATGAATATTGCCAATATCATCGGAATTGTGGTTTTATTTATAAAAATCTGTGCGTTCATTTTCTTCTACATGTGGGTAAGATGGACAATTCCAAGATTTAGATACGACCAATTAATGCATTTAGGTTGGAAAATATTAATTCCACTATCAATAATCAATATTGTAATAACTGGAATTTGCATTTTAGCTTTTAAATAA
- the nuoK gene encoding NADH-quinone oxidoreductase subunit NuoK, whose product MGNILNQIGIENYIFLSVLLFCIGVFGVLYRRNAIIVFMSIEIMLNAVNLLFVAFSTLHQDAEGQIFVFFSMAVAAAEVAVGLAILVSIFRNLGSIEIDKLKNLKG is encoded by the coding sequence ATGGGAAATATTTTAAATCAAATTGGTATTGAAAACTACATTTTCCTGTCCGTATTACTGTTTTGTATCGGAGTTTTTGGAGTATTATACAGAAGAAATGCCATCATTGTTTTTATGTCGATTGAAATTATGTTGAATGCTGTAAACTTGTTATTTGTTGCTTTTTCAACCTTACATCAAGATGCCGAAGGACAAATTTTTGTGTTCTTCTCTATGGCAGTTGCTGCTGCAGAAGTAGCAGTTGGATTAGCTATACTGGTTTCTATTTTTAGAAATTTAGGTTCAATCGAAATTGATAAATTGAAAAACTTAAAAGGATAA